In Eubalaena glacialis isolate mEubGla1 chromosome 4, mEubGla1.1.hap2.+ XY, whole genome shotgun sequence, one DNA window encodes the following:
- the CAPS gene encoding calcyphosin, with translation MDAVDATMEKLRAQCLSRGASGIQGLARFFRRMDRDGSRSLDAGELQRGLAKLGLVLDTAEAQGVCRRWDRDGGGTLDLEEFLRALRPPMSQVREAVITAAFAKLDRSGDGVVTVDDLRGVYSGRAHPRVRSGEWTEEEVLRRFLDNFDSSEKDGQVTLAEFQDYYSGVSASVDTDEEFVAMMTSAWRL, from the exons ATGGATGCTGTGGACGCCACCATGGAGAAGCTCCGGGCCCAGTGCCTGTCCCGAGGGGCCTCGGGCATCCAGGGTCTGGCCAG gttTTTCCGCCGCATGGACCGGGATGGGAGCCGGTCCCTGGACGCAGGGGAGCTCCAGCGGGGCCTGGCCAAGCTGGGGCTGGTGCTGGACACGGCCGAGGCACAGGGCGTGTGCAGGCGCTGGGACCGTGACGGCGGCGGGACGCTGGACCTGGAGGAGTTCCTGCGGGCGCTGCGG ccccccatgtCCCAGGTCCGGGAGGCAGTCATCACAGCCGCGTTCGCCAAGCTGGACCGCAGCGGGGACGGTGTGGTCACTGTGGATGACCTCCGGGGAGTGTACAGCGGCCGCGCTCACCCCAGGGTGCGGAGCGGGGAGTGGACGGAGGAGGAGGTGCTCCGCCGCTTCCTGGACAACTTTGACTCCTCCGAGAAGGACGGGCAG GTCACGCTGGCCGAGTTCCAGGACTACTACAGTGGCGTGAGTGCCTCTGTGGACACGGATGAGGAGTTTGTGGCCATGATGACCAGCGCCTGGCGGCTGTGA
- the NDUFA11 gene encoding NADH dehydrogenase [ubiquinone] 1 alpha subcomplex subunit 11 produces the protein MAKRLLHQYWDIPEGTECHRKAYATTSIGGATGLIISAYSVALRTPASFLDGVARTGRYTFTAAAIGAIFGLTSCISAQVREKPDDPLNYFLGGCAGGLTLGARTHSYGIGAAACAYMGMTAALVKMGQLEGWKLFAEPKV, from the exons ATGGCTAAGAGGCTTCTTCACCAGTACTGGGACATCCCCGAAGGTACCGAGTGCCACCGCAAGGCCTACGCCACCACCAGTATCGGTGGTGCCACTG GCCTCATCATCTCCGCCTACAGCGTGGCGCTCCGGACCCCGGCCTCCTTCCTGGACGGAGTGGCGAGGACAGGACGGTACACGTTTACGGCAG CCGCCATCGGTGCCATATTCGGCCTCACCTCCTGCATCAGCGCCCAGGTCCGTGAGAAGCCTGACGACCCTCTCAACTACTTCCTCGGAGGCTGCGCCGGAGGCTTGACCCTGGGAGCACGCA CCCACAGCTACGGGATTGGAGCTGCTGCCTGTGCGTACATGGGCATGACGGCCGCCCTGGTCAAGATGGGCCAGCTGGAGGGCTGGAAGTTGTTTGCAGAGCCCAAGGTGTGA
- the VMAC gene encoding vimentin-type intermediate filament-associated coiled-coil protein, which produces MSAPPPLQIREANAHLAAVHRRAAELEARLDAAERTVRTQAERLARHDQQLRAALDELGRAKDREIAALQEQLLTSEATVQSLQAAVCQRDKLIGQLQPRAELLQDICRRRPPLAGLMATLAEAERLGPLPASDPGHPLPGGPSSPLASSTGEEEDRDHLQPAVFGTTV; this is translated from the exons ATGTCAGCGCCGCCACCCCTGCAGATCCGCGAGGCGAACGCACACCTGGCTGCGGTGCACCGGCGCGCGGCGGAGCTGGAGGCGCGGCTGGACGCGGCCGAGCGCACGGTGCGCACCCAGGCCGAGCGCCTGGCCCGCCACGACCAGCAGCTGCGCGCCGCCCTAGACGAGCTGGGCCGCGCCAAGGACCG TGAAATTGCCGCTCTCCAGGAGCAGCTGCTGACCTCCGAGGCTACTGTCCAGAGTCTGCAGGCTGCCGTGTGCCAGAGGGACAAGCTCATCGGGCAGCTACAGCCCCGGGCTGAACTGCTGCAGGACATCTGCCGCCGCCGGCCACCCCTGGCTGGGCTGATGGCCACCCTGGCTGAGGCTGAGCGCCTGGGGCCCCTGCCGGCCAGTGACCCCGGTCACCCACTCCCTGGTGGGCCCAGTTCACCCCTTGCCAGCAGTActggggaggaagaggacagGGACCACCTCCAGCCTGCTGTGTTTGGGACCACTGTGTGA